GAATCGGATCGGTCATTTTCGTTTCTTTCTCTGCGATCGTTAGACCATCTTCAGTTCCACTAATTCTACCAATTTCTGCTTCCACAACTGCATGGAACTTATGGGAGAGGGTCGTCATATCTCTTGTAAATTCCAAATTCTTGTCATAAGGCATGGGAGAGCCATCTGCCATGATCGATCGCACTCCTGCATCTAGGGCTAAGCGAATATCACTAGTGGAAGTACTGTGATCAAGATGAATAGAGATTGGGACATTCGCCGATTTTGCGGCTTCGATACACATTTTCACTAGAGGGAGTTTGCCATAGATGAGAGCGCTAGGATGTAATTGCAGCATCGCAGGACTACGACTGACTTCGGCAGCATTTACTACGGCTTTTACGCCTTCTAAGTTATAGATATTAAACGCGCCGATCGCATAGGCATTACGTCGTGCGGTTTCTAGAAGTTCCTTAGTCGAACTCAACATGGTGACATTTGATGAAAAATTTATGCAATACAATCATATACATTTTGGGTATATAGCAATGCAAATTTTGCTTACAGTCCTTTGCCCTGAAACCCGAACCAATAAAATTGTTAAAAGTGTTGCAAAGCAACACTTTTAACAATTTTATTGGTTCGGGTTTGTTTGATTGGAAATTGCTGTAGATTTCCAAATGATTCATGTCGATTAGATGGGGCTTTGACTTCACGCAGCTAGCACATATGGCTATAGCCAGATAAATTAGAACAAAAAAACAAAACCAAAAGAGAGTTGTGGCGCTCCGCGCCACAACTCTCTTTTGGTTTTCACCTGCCTACAGGCAACTCAACCGTAAAACAACTACCTAATCCGACCTTGCTATTGACGCTCACCTTCCCACCGTGAGATTCGACAATTTGTTTAACGATTGCTAGCCCCAATCCAGCTCCTTCATATTGGCGATTGAGATTACCGTCGAGTTGAACAAATGGCAGAAATAGTTTGTCAAGACTTTCTGGAGCAATGCCAATACCTGTATCCCACACTGAAATCCGAACCCAAGATTTATTGGGAGCATTTGCGGTCAAGGCAATTTGACCAGATTTAGGCGTAAATTTGATGGCGTTATTAAGTAGATGAATTAGTACTTGACGCATCCGCCTTTCGTCTAGAAATATTTCTGGCAAATTATCATTAATATTCAGCTTAAGTTGAATATTCTTATTCAAAGCTTGGTATTTAACAAAATCTAGACTAGCTTGACAAAGCTTTGCAATCGAAGTTGATGTCTGATGCAATTCTAAATTGCCAACTTCGATCTTAGAGAAATCAAGAATATTCTCAATCAACTCTAATAGATGTTCTCCACTACTCTCAATAATTTTTAAAGCTTGCATCTGTTCATCATTAAGAATCCCATATCCACATATAGGTTCTTGTAAAATTTCTGTCAATCCTAAGATGGCATTGAGAGGTGTGCGGAGCTCATGACTGATAGTAGAGAGAAATTCATCTTTGAGTCTGATCGCTTTAAGCAAATCTTGATTAACAACTGATAAGATGTCATTTGACTCATTGAGCTTTGATTCTGCTTGCTTGCGATGTCTAATTGCGTCGGCAAGAGCAATGCGATCGCTGATATCTCGTGAAATCCCCTGTACTGAGACTGCTTTTCCTAGGGAATTGCGTCGTGGAGTCATATTACAAGACATCCAGACATAGCTGCCATCTTTTTGGAGATGACGAAATTCAACAGGTAAATCCCCTTTTATATTTGATTTCAATGTCTGCTCAATACTATCTTTAAAACGCTGTAGATCAGCAGCATGAACAAGCTTGACCATACTTTCCCCCAGCCATTCAGTATGTTCCCAGCCAAATAGCTCTTTAAATTGAGGAGATAGATAGGTGAGTTTGCCTTCTAAGTCAATTGACCAAATTAAATCATCTGAGCATTCTACTAAAAGATGGAAATTTTCTTTGCTCTCTAATATTAATTGTTCAGAATAATTTTGTAGGTTAAGAGAATCAGAGGATGAGTTAATTAGCTGCTCTCGCTGCAATAGATGATCAAGCGATCGCATCAACCTTTTAGGAGTTAAGAATTCTTTAACAAGATAATCTTGGATACCACTTTTAGTTGCTTGATCTGCAATACTTTCTTCTGCTTGTTTAACTAGCAAAAGTATGGGCAACAATGTCATTTGTTCCTGTTGCTTTATCCAATTGAGAAATTCTAATCCACTGTCATCAGTGAGTGGTAAACCGAGCAAAATGATTTGTGGTTTTATCTCTTCACATAGCTCTTTTGCCTTTTCTATAGTGTTTGCTTCTATGCTTCTATAGCTATTAGAGATATCACTAGTTAGAAAATCAATATATCTAGTACGATGTATTTCCGAATCATCAATTATCAAAATTGTTGTGCTCATAAAATTTAGATAATGAGGCTTAGATAGAATTTATTGAACAGAATTTGAAGGTGGACACAGAAATACATCTCAAACTCTGGTGAAGTTTTTAAGGATTACTTAAAAACGACTTTATAAACTTATCTTACCCTAGAGCACTTAAATAGTTGTCCTAGGGTAAAATATCGGATTCAAGTCGTTTTTGCATAAGTTCAAAATGATTTGGGCTTAAAAAACCACAAAGTTATTCGTTCTATTACAAATATTTCTCTAGGCTATCTCTGTAATTTTCATAGGTTTTGACACCAACTAGAGTCTCTACTATTTCACCATCTTTAAAAAATAGAACAGCAGGAATGCTCTTCAACCCAAATTGTTTTGCTAAGGGTTTATGAGCATCAATATCTAGTTTCATGATCTTGGCGCGATCGCTATAATTTTCAGACAACTGATCAATGAATGGAGCGATTACTTTGCAAGGCCCACACCAAGTTGCAGTGCAGTCCACAACTAAAAAAGATGTGCTTGTGCGAAGATCTTCAAATTCAGCTTGATCTTGAATAAAAGCGGCAGTATTCATGTTTACTCTAATTAAAAGATAAATGTACTAGGGTGAATAGTTATTATCACAGAAACTGGTGTAAAGTCTGCACAATGAGAAGTTATATCAATTTTTACAACAATATCAGAATTGCTTGGTTTACAGTAAAATAAGCAAATGGGTTAATTGATAAGAAGGATAATCTAATGCTTCTATTCTGCCTATCCAATCGAGATTAATTTGACCATGCAATTCGATACTCCTCTCGATTTTGCCATAAAAACTAGTTCTCAATCAAAATCTTTGCCAACCAGAACTATTAGTCAATCTCACAGCCAATGCTCATTGCTATATCGCGCTTATACAACGGTTAAATATCTATTGGATGATCTAGGTTTATCTAAGGAAGAACAGCGATCGCATCTCAAATCAGTTCTTGAAGATCTTCAGGCTTTCTGGAATTGAACTTTGCGAAAATGCTTGTTCATCCCATTCTTAAATTAGTTGGTTGTCCCCAAAGAATTTTTTCATGGGTATAGACAACCATTCCTGGCTTTGCTCCTTTAGGCTTGAACACATATTTAGGAATCGTACAGACAACAGGAACCTGATCGCTTTGCCTAGCTCGACTGTAATAGGCGGCATAATTGGCGGCAACTTGAAGATCTTGTTCGTCTGCGATCGCACCCGCAGGTAGACGCAACAACACATGACTGCCAGAAATTTCTTGCGCGTGAAGCCAGAGATCATATTCTCCAGCGATACGAAAGGAAATCAGATCGTTTTGATAATTATTTCTACCAACCCAGACCTCAAACCCATTGGGAGTTGTGAAGCGATGACAGTCGGGGATTTCTTCTTGCTTGGTTCTATTGCTCTTGTTTTTGCCGCCTTTATTATTGGTCTTAGTCCTCGGTGCATATTCGGCGGTTACTTTGAGATAACTTTGCTGAGCTAGTTCTGCCCTAATTTCTCTTAAAGCAGGAAGTTCGCTTTGCTCTAATAAACTAACTGCGGTAGAAACCTGTTCGAGATAAGTGATTTCCTGCTGCACTGATTCAAGTAATGGGGCGATCGCAAGAGCTGCTCGTTTTTGTTTTTGATGTTTTTTATAAAAGGATTGTGCATTCTGGGCAGCATTGAGAGTGGGATCGAGAGGAATAATCACTGGTGCTTCTGAATGAAAATCAGTAAGTTTAATCTCTTTCATGCCGATTTCCCAGAGATGCAAATGCGCCATTAACAAATCTGCTTTATCTTTAAAATCATCGGCTTGAGTCGAGAGTTTGAGTCGATCAAGAAATTCATTCTCTTTAATAGTTAACTTGGTTAACTGATTTTGAATCGCTTGGCTAATCTGTTGGTGCAACTGCTGAAAGGCAACTTGTCCTGTTTGCTGGGAATAGTAGCGATCGCAGAATTCGTTAACTGATAGCAAGGGTTTTAGATCCCCCCCCCTTAACAAGGGGGGAGACTTATCTTCTTCCCCCTTGTTAAGGGGGATTGAGGGGGATCTGTCGTGACTTAG
This window of the Pseudanabaena sp. BC1403 genome carries:
- a CDS encoding co-chaperone YbbN, which produces MNTAAFIQDQAEFEDLRTSTSFLVVDCTATWCGPCKVIAPFIDQLSENYSDRAKIMKLDIDAHKPLAKQFGLKSIPAVLFFKDGEIVETLVGVKTYENYRDSLEKYL
- a CDS encoding NFACT family protein; its protein translation is MQPADLTTLVALTHELNIACVPARLEQVHQSDRHTIHLQLRTLEKKQWLLLSWHPQAARLHLSAPPSKQPDTFTFSQQILHQVAGFALVSVKLTSPWERVIDLQFAKRPDDEVQWHLYLEVMGKYSNAILVNANGEIVTAAHQVSQKQSRVRPIQTGDRYELPPALLEAIPSLSESFDSWRDRLILIPKEIKRNLLSNYRGVSSSLVRSLIAIADLDGDKNVADLTRSEWEALYQAWLMWLTSIEQKQFYPHLEGKGYSLTPSLSHDRSPSIPLNKGEEDKSPPLLRGGDLKPLLSVNEFCDRYYSQQTGQVAFQQLHQQISQAIQNQLTKLTIKENEFLDRLKLSTQADDFKDKADLLMAHLHLWEIGMKEIKLTDFHSEAPVIIPLDPTLNAAQNAQSFYKKHQKQKRAALAIAPLLESVQQEITYLEQVSTAVSLLEQSELPALREIRAELAQQSYLKVTAEYAPRTKTNNKGGKNKSNRTKQEEIPDCHRFTTPNGFEVWVGRNNYQNDLISFRIAGEYDLWLHAQEISGSHVLLRLPAGAIADEQDLQVAANYAAYYSRARQSDQVPVVCTIPKYVFKPKGAKPGMVVYTHEKILWGQPTNLRMG
- a CDS encoding ATP-binding protein; this encodes MSTTILIIDDSEIHRTRYIDFLTSDISNSYRSIEANTIEKAKELCEEIKPQIILLGLPLTDDSGLEFLNWIKQQEQMTLLPILLLVKQAEESIADQATKSGIQDYLVKEFLTPKRLMRSLDHLLQREQLINSSSDSLNLQNYSEQLILESKENFHLLVECSDDLIWSIDLEGKLTYLSPQFKELFGWEHTEWLGESMVKLVHAADLQRFKDSIEQTLKSNIKGDLPVEFRHLQKDGSYVWMSCNMTPRRNSLGKAVSVQGISRDISDRIALADAIRHRKQAESKLNESNDILSVVNQDLLKAIRLKDEFLSTISHELRTPLNAILGLTEILQEPICGYGILNDEQMQALKIIESSGEHLLELIENILDFSKIEVGNLELHQTSTSIAKLCQASLDFVKYQALNKNIQLKLNINDNLPEIFLDERRMRQVLIHLLNNAIKFTPKSGQIALTANAPNKSWVRISVWDTGIGIAPESLDKLFLPFVQLDGNLNRQYEGAGLGLAIVKQIVESHGGKVSVNSKVGLGSCFTVELPVGR
- a CDS encoding class II fructose-bisphosphate aldolase; this encodes MLSSTKELLETARRNAYAIGAFNIYNLEGVKAVVNAAEVSRSPAMLQLHPSALIYGKLPLVKMCIEAAKSANVPISIHLDHSTSTSDIRLALDAGVRSIMADGSPMPYDKNLEFTRDMTTLSHKFHAVVEAEIGRISGTEDGLTIAEKETKMTDPIQAFEFVNLTKVDAIAVTIGNVHGEYKSPPRLDFARLEKIRSLVDIPLVLHGASGLPAEMIQQSIQLGVCKFNVNTEVRQAYMQALKLEICGDSPKDLLEIAGEAIAAMQEVIIEKLNLFGSVGKAHLHETPYAEMLSSQAYNTK